One region of Niallia sp. Man26 genomic DNA includes:
- a CDS encoding alkaline phosphatase yields MKNTIIRCICIVIAICTISGSVACSAEPANGAPKNVILLIGDGMGMGQMEIASVFEHGKSGGLFLQSLPYTALVKTYSANNNVTDSAAGGTAIAIGKKTNNGMIGLTPDGKEHPSILDVFKENGSKTGIVTTNSVTDATPASFTASVKDRWADQEEIAKQQLKNQIDVIMGGGSMYFGKDEALVRKYKDLGYSIATTNEELAKMKGSKLLGLFASKHLSYKQDREELKSKEPTLSEMTNKTLETLAKGDKGFFAVIEGARIDHAAHSADLTGIWKETVEFDEAVKYCVEWAQKRNDTLVLVAADHETMGLSLTEPLDIKGLKNISISPELMAQKLQKDEKTGTYTKESILFVFQTYAHITLTEEQLADFNKKIKKDNGKLYPEQKVGREIGRMIASHFHAGLMDRPTQQLSSTTGGHTGNMIALFAVGKGAEEFHGVIENTDIPKIIAKLKGYDFVK; encoded by the coding sequence ATGAAAAACACAATAATTCGCTGCATTTGTATCGTGATTGCCATATGTACCATTTCCGGGAGCGTTGCTTGTTCAGCAGAGCCAGCAAACGGCGCCCCTAAAAATGTGATTCTTCTGATTGGAGACGGAATGGGAATGGGTCAAATGGAGATTGCCAGTGTTTTTGAGCATGGGAAAAGTGGCGGTTTGTTTTTACAATCCCTGCCATACACAGCTTTAGTTAAAACATATTCTGCCAACAATAATGTGACCGATTCTGCTGCAGGAGGAACAGCAATCGCCATTGGCAAAAAAACAAACAACGGAATGATCGGTCTCACCCCAGACGGTAAAGAACACCCAAGCATACTGGATGTTTTTAAGGAAAATGGGAGCAAGACAGGAATTGTTACGACTAATAGTGTGACAGATGCAACTCCTGCCAGCTTTACAGCTAGTGTTAAAGACAGGTGGGCAGATCAAGAGGAAATTGCCAAACAACAGTTAAAAAATCAGATTGACGTAATTATGGGCGGCGGTTCTATGTATTTTGGAAAAGACGAAGCGCTCGTAAGAAAATATAAAGACCTCGGATATTCTATTGCCACTACGAATGAGGAGCTTGCCAAAATGAAAGGAAGTAAGTTATTAGGTCTATTTGCCAGCAAACATCTCTCCTATAAACAAGATCGGGAAGAATTAAAAAGCAAAGAACCTACTTTATCAGAAATGACGAACAAGACGCTAGAAACTCTCGCAAAGGGAGATAAAGGCTTTTTTGCAGTAATTGAAGGTGCAAGAATTGACCATGCCGCTCACTCCGCCGATTTAACTGGCATTTGGAAGGAAACGGTTGAATTTGATGAAGCTGTTAAATATTGTGTGGAGTGGGCGCAAAAAAGAAACGACACATTAGTACTTGTCGCTGCAGATCACGAAACGATGGGTTTATCGTTGACAGAGCCGTTAGACATAAAAGGGTTGAAGAACATTTCTATAAGTCCTGAATTAATGGCCCAAAAATTACAAAAAGACGAAAAAACGGGCACCTACACGAAAGAAAGCATTCTTTTTGTATTCCAAACATATGCACACATCACGCTAACAGAGGAACAATTAGCTGACTTTAATAAAAAAATTAAAAAGGACAATGGCAAACTCTACCCTGAACAAAAGGTCGGCAGAGAAATCGGGAGAATGATCGCCTCTCATTTTCACGCCGGCTTAATGGATAGACCAACCCAGCAGCTCAGCAGCACAACAGGCGGTCATACAGGCAATATGATTGCTTTGTTCGCAGTTGGCAAAGGTGCAGAGGAATTTCATGGTGTGATTGAAAATACAGATATTCCAAAAATTATAGCCAAATTAAAAGGCTATGATTTTGTTAAGTAA
- the spoIIIAA gene encoding stage III sporulation protein AA, with protein sequence MPKKIADSILTLTPAEREQLEEIRIRIGRPLEVSFHDGVRFIDMDMTREDALQLLHKLSHYSVYTLEEELKRGYITIEGGHRVGLAGKVILEDSAVKAIRDVASFNIRIAKEKIGAAEPFAPFLYNGSRWLHTMIIGPPQTGKTTVLRDIARIISTGNSKAGIGPLKVGIVDERSEIAGCMDGIPQMTFGTRLDVLDSCPKAEGMMMMIRSMSPDVLIVDEVGRKEDGEAILEAVNAGIQLMMSTHGTSFDEIKNRPTLKPIIETGIFERYIELSRANGPGTVSAIKDGQGRALVQEMKVM encoded by the coding sequence TTGCCTAAAAAAATTGCCGATTCTATACTCACACTTACTCCTGCTGAACGAGAGCAACTAGAAGAAATCAGAATCCGTATTGGAAGGCCTTTGGAGGTTTCCTTCCATGACGGCGTACGGTTTATTGATATGGATATGACGCGTGAGGATGCCCTCCAGCTTCTCCATAAACTAAGCCATTATTCGGTTTATACACTAGAAGAAGAGCTTAAGAGAGGTTATATCACTATAGAAGGCGGTCATCGCGTTGGGCTTGCAGGCAAGGTTATCCTCGAAGACAGTGCAGTCAAGGCGATTCGGGATGTCGCTTCCTTTAATATTCGGATTGCAAAGGAAAAAATCGGTGCGGCTGAGCCTTTTGCTCCGTTTTTATATAACGGCTCGCGTTGGCTGCATACGATGATTATCGGACCCCCGCAAACTGGAAAAACAACAGTATTACGCGATATTGCCAGAATCATTTCAACAGGGAACAGCAAGGCTGGTATCGGACCGCTAAAGGTCGGGATTGTCGACGAGAGATCGGAAATCGCCGGGTGCATGGATGGAATCCCGCAGATGACCTTCGGGACGAGACTAGATGTGCTTGATTCCTGCCCAAAGGCGGAAGGAATGATGATGATGATTCGCTCGATGAGCCCTGATGTGCTAATCGTTGACGAGGTTGGGCGCAAAGAGGATGGAGAGGCGATTCTGGAAGCGGTGAATGCAGGTATCCAGCTGATGATGTCAACACATGGAACTTCATTTGATGAAATTAAAAACAGACCAACATTAAAGCCGATTATCGAAACAGGGATTTTTGAACGATATATTGAGCTGAGCAGAGCAAACGGTCCAGGGACGGTCAGTGCAATAAAGGATGGACAAGGTAGGGCTCTTGTGCAGGAAATGAAGGTGATGTAA